One stretch of Acidobacteriota bacterium DNA includes these proteins:
- a CDS encoding nucleotidyltransferase domain-containing protein, translating to MSSAGEGSREFRRSLAPTESSPILEQKTLDDIIRRIVDVAQPEKIILFGSAAAGRMNPNSDVDLLIIKRGADALHLMARIYRKLHGVGAAVDALVVDAGDVERFKDSHALVIKPALKEGRVVYEASRASPT from the coding sequence ATGTCTAGCGCTGGTGAAGGATCAAGGGAGTTCAGACGCAGCCTCGCTCCAACGGAAAGTAGTCCCATACTCGAACAAAAGACCTTGGACGACATCATCCGGCGAATCGTGGATGTGGCCCAGCCGGAAAAGATCATTCTCTTCGGATCGGCCGCCGCGGGACGAATGAACCCCAACAGCGATGTGGACCTTCTCATCATTAAGCGGGGAGCGGACGCACTCCACCTCATGGCTCGCATCTACCGAAAGCTGCACGGGGTAGGAGCCGCGGTTGACGCGCTCGTGGTCGACGCTGGGGATGTGGAGCGTTTCAAGGACAGTCACGCTCTGGTCATCAAGCCCGCCCTCAAGGAAGGAAGGGTAGTGTATGAAGCGTCCCGAGCGTCTCCCACCTGA
- a CDS encoding antitoxin, which translates to MRTTLNIDDDLLIAVKEVAKRESKSAGAVVSNLLRQSLVPRERDDPGSRAEELCAEFGFRPFPKRGVVVTNELIDRLRTK; encoded by the coding sequence ACGACCTTCTGATTGCCGTCAAGGAAGTCGCAAAACGCGAGTCGAAATCGGCCGGTGCGGTGGTATCGAACCTACTCCGGCAATCTCTGGTTCCCAGGGAACGGGACGACCCGGGAAGCCGAGCGGAGGAGCTCTGCGCCGAGTTCGGCTTTCGACCGTTCCCCAAACGTGGCGTTGTCGTCACCAACGAACTGATCGACCGGCTGCGGACGAAATAG
- a CDS encoding sodium/solute symporter (Members of the Solute:Sodium Symporter (SSS), TC 2.A.21 as described in tcdb.org, catalyze solute:Na+ symport. Known solutes for members of the family include sugars, amino acids, nucleosides, inositols, vitamins, urea or anions, depending on the system.): protein MGLLHPLDWTLFGGYLVAVLALGLWFARKQHSNEDFFLGGRKMSWMPVGLSMFASIFSSNSFVGLPTQAAFGNFHIYFAIITIPFLVVPVVGWIFVPLFHRLGVTSAYEYLELRFNRPIRLIGSSLFMIYTFAWMGNLLYAVSHVIEPVLGLSTDDLATTAWLLVGIGAFATLYTALGGFKAVIWTDIFQAVALGGGMLAVLWLALGRIDGGWAGMIEMGQTHGKFEMFDLRFDMSPGVDNVYSSLAIGLFAFFPWYAVTLTAVQRYVSMPTPRAAQRSLIVNGVMSGAVCLIFFLVGSTLYAFYHQDVPGAAAGFPPLHQNQILPNFVLTEIAQVGLLGLLLSGLFAAAMSSIDSGINALTATVVCDWMSNRQLKVGFSRLLCALFGAGGIVAAVLILYQQSEVYQLIISLSGTFLGLLLGIFLLGMLSKRANAAGVLIGLAAGSLTLALAWTHVGGQWYGAFTCLPTVAVGWLASRYFQAPPESRLKGLVWGQHRQMEDSPG, encoded by the coding sequence TTGGGACTCCTGCACCCTTTGGACTGGACCCTCTTTGGCGGCTACCTGGTGGCGGTGCTGGCTCTGGGCCTGTGGTTCGCCCGCAAGCAGCACTCCAACGAGGACTTTTTCCTGGGGGGGCGGAAAATGTCCTGGATGCCGGTGGGCCTCTCCATGTTCGCCTCCATCTTCAGTTCCAACTCCTTCGTGGGCCTTCCCACCCAGGCGGCCTTCGGCAATTTCCACATCTACTTCGCCATCATCACCATTCCGTTCCTGGTGGTGCCGGTGGTGGGCTGGATCTTCGTGCCGCTCTTCCACCGCCTGGGCGTGACCAGCGCCTACGAATACCTGGAGCTGCGCTTCAACCGCCCCATCCGGCTGATCGGCAGTTCGCTCTTCATGATCTACACGTTCGCCTGGATGGGGAATCTGCTCTACGCCGTCAGCCACGTCATCGAGCCGGTGCTGGGGTTGAGCACGGACGACCTTGCCACCACGGCCTGGCTTCTGGTGGGCATCGGCGCCTTCGCCACCCTCTACACGGCCCTGGGAGGGTTCAAGGCCGTGATCTGGACCGACATCTTTCAGGCCGTCGCCCTGGGAGGGGGCATGCTGGCCGTGCTGTGGCTGGCGCTGGGGCGGATCGACGGAGGCTGGGCCGGAATGATCGAGATGGGGCAGACCCACGGCAAGTTCGAGATGTTCGACCTTCGCTTCGACATGTCGCCCGGCGTGGACAACGTCTACTCCTCCCTGGCCATCGGGCTGTTCGCCTTCTTCCCCTGGTACGCGGTGACGCTGACGGCGGTGCAGCGGTACGTGTCCATGCCCACGCCGCGCGCGGCCCAGCGCTCCCTGATCGTCAACGGGGTGATGTCGGGCGCCGTATGCCTGATCTTCTTCCTGGTGGGCTCCACCCTGTACGCCTTCTACCACCAGGACGTCCCGGGGGCCGCCGCAGGCTTCCCCCCGCTCCATCAGAACCAGATCCTGCCCAACTTCGTGCTGACCGAGATCGCCCAGGTAGGCCTGCTGGGGCTGTTGCTGTCGGGGTTGTTTGCGGCGGCCATGAGCAGCATCGACAGCGGCATCAACGCCCTGACCGCCACCGTGGTCTGCGACTGGATGTCCAACCGCCAGCTCAAGGTGGGGTTCAGCCGCCTGCTCTGCGCCCTGTTCGGCGCCGGCGGCATTGTGGCGGCGGTGCTGATCCTCTACCAGCAGTCCGAGGTCTACCAGCTCATCATCAGCCTTTCGGGAACCTTTCTGGGTCTGCTGCTGGGCATCTTCCTGCTGGGAATGCTGTCCAAACGGGCCAATGCGGCGGGCGTGCTGATCGGCCTGGCGGCGGGCTCGCTGACCCTGGCCCTGGCCTGGACCCACGTCGGCGGCCAATGGTACGGCGCTTTCACCTGCCTGCCCACGGTGGCGGTGGGCTGGCTGGCCAGCCGTTATTTCCAGGCACCGCCCGAGTCCAGGTTGAAGGGGCTGGTGTGGGGCCAGCACCGGCAGATGGAAGACTCTCCGGGTTGA
- a CDS encoding nucleotidyltransferase family protein, whose product MTRDEVLKVLRAHKATLSQRFGVTDLVLFGSVARDQASEDSDIDILVRFDGPATSKGYFGTQFYLEDLLGRSVDLVTHKALRAELRPYVEREAVHV is encoded by the coding sequence ATGACCAGAGATGAAGTCCTGAAGGTGCTGCGAGCGCATAAGGCGACCCTTTCGCAACGGTTCGGGGTCACCGATCTCGTCCTCTTCGGCTCCGTGGCTCGCGACCAGGCATCGGAAGACAGCGACATCGACATCCTGGTTCGTTTCGACGGACCGGCAACCTCCAAGGGCTATTTCGGCACCCAGTTTTACCTGGAGGATCTGCTGGGACGCTCCGTCGATCTGGTAACTCACAAGGCGCTGCGGGCGGAACTGCGTCCGTACGTCGAGCGGGAGGCCGTCCATGTCTAG
- a CDS encoding HEPN domain-containing protein: MKRPERLPPDDPREWMNRARSNLALAKNRVAEAYLEDLCFEAQQAAEKAIKAMMIRRNIEFPYVHDLTRLLSLLEEAGETIPDEVRKAEELTPFALITRYPGLARPVTESEYRETVEIAEAVVLWAGDHL, encoded by the coding sequence ATGAAGCGTCCCGAGCGTCTCCCACCTGATGACCCGCGGGAATGGATGAACCGCGCCAGGAGCAATCTGGCCCTGGCGAAGAACCGTGTTGCTGAGGCCTATCTGGAAGACCTGTGCTTTGAGGCCCAGCAGGCAGCGGAAAAGGCAATCAAGGCCATGATGATCCGGCGAAATATCGAGTTCCCATACGTGCACGACTTGACTCGTCTTCTGTCACTGTTGGAAGAAGCCGGAGAAACCATCCCGGATGAGGTTCGCAAAGCGGAAGAGTTAACACCATTTGCCCTGATTACGCGTTACCCTGGCCTCGCCAGACCGGTAACCGAGTCGGAGTACAGGGAAACGGTTGAGATTGCTGAAGCGGTCGTTCTATGGGCAGGGGATCACCTGTAA
- a CDS encoding lysylphosphatidylglycerol synthase domain-containing protein — MMHATGRRTLRALLMLLGLGLAGYLVYRLGPGRILSLLLQIGWHLAALAGIHALYQGVRAAAFSRCLLDIQMSYRDVLWIRISGEAVRVLTSTGPLLAEPAKAWLLKRRGLALHQAFASTLSEILFYNLSAAAIAAVGFAVLALQFPMEPSLRASVWGGVLLLGGILLVAVVAFVRRSYLFCSTLKRLSRRPWLSSRVTPHLERVRQMEEVLFRVVYDRPARFLTVVTLEAAAHLLLILEVYWVLAVLGDPPPLLHPLLIETASKFISLLFVFVPMQLGVAEGAYAFVLVLLGLPAAVGVTLSLVRRLRSLLVAGVGLLCWWALGRQ; from the coding sequence ATGATGCACGCGACCGGCCGCAGAACCCTGCGCGCCCTGCTGATGCTGCTGGGCTTGGGCCTGGCAGGCTACCTGGTCTACCGGCTCGGTCCCGGCCGGATTCTCTCCCTGTTGCTCCAGATCGGCTGGCACCTGGCGGCCCTGGCAGGTATCCACGCCCTCTATCAGGGTGTGCGGGCGGCAGCGTTTTCGCGCTGCCTGCTCGACATCCAGATGTCCTATCGGGATGTCCTGTGGATTCGAATCTCCGGGGAAGCCGTACGAGTGCTGACCTCCACCGGACCCTTGCTGGCGGAACCCGCCAAGGCCTGGTTGCTCAAGCGGAGAGGGTTGGCTCTCCACCAGGCCTTCGCCTCCACCCTGTCCGAGATCCTCTTCTACAACCTCAGCGCCGCGGCCATCGCCGCCGTCGGGTTTGCCGTCCTGGCGCTCCAGTTCCCCATGGAGCCCTCCCTGCGGGCTTCGGTCTGGGGCGGCGTGCTCCTGCTCGGCGGCATCCTGCTGGTGGCTGTAGTCGCCTTCGTCCGCCGGTCCTATCTCTTTTGTTCCACTCTAAAACGGCTCAGCCGGCGACCCTGGCTTTCCAGCCGGGTGACGCCCCATCTGGAACGGGTGAGGCAGATGGAAGAGGTTCTCTTCCGGGTGGTCTACGACCGGCCGGCCCGGTTCCTGACGGTCGTCACGTTGGAAGCTGCGGCCCACTTGCTGCTGATACTGGAGGTGTACTGGGTGCTGGCGGTGCTGGGGGACCCGCCTCCGCTGCTCCATCCGCTGTTGATTGAAACCGCCAGCAAGTTCATCAGCCTCCTCTTTGTGTTCGTTCCCATGCAGTTGGGGGTGGCCGAGGGGGCTTATGCCTTTGTGCTTGTCCTGCTGGGTCTTCCCGCCGCCGTAGGCGTGACCCTCTCCCTGGTCCGCCGCCTGCGAAGCCTGTTGGTTGCCGGAGTGGGCCTGCTCTGCTGGTGGGCCCTGGGCCGGCAGTAG
- a CDS encoding DUF1501 domain-containing protein, with protein sequence MHWPNPSSPAITRREMLWRCANGFGGLALSCLLAEKQGLAAGTSTSPLAPRVTHHPPKAKSVIFLFMDGGPSQMDTFDPKPRLQKESGQPIRMETPATVFQISRMVLGSPYNFKRYGHSGAAVSELFPHLATCVDDMTFVRSMVADHSEHTAANYFMHSGTGFQGRPSLGSWVTYGLGSESDNLPGFIVLESEMIPPGGLDLFGSGFLPASYQGTLFRKGRHPIADIRPREAAPELQLDKLDLIRKLNAGVVDRFGAGSQLEATIANYELAFRMQSAVPELLDLGDESEATRKLYGLDEPETEEFGRECLLARRLVERGVRFIECLSPQRRIDRWDQHIRLEERHRINAKATDKPIAGLLKDLKARGLLDETLVVWGGEFGRTPTAQTPDSGDLSQVGRDHNPFGFTMWLAGGGVKPGTIYGATDEYGYYAVENKVHVHDLHATILHLLGLDHTRLTYHFSSRDMRLTDVYGNVVHDILV encoded by the coding sequence ATGCATTGGCCAAATCCATCCTCGCCTGCGATCACCCGCCGCGAAATGCTGTGGCGGTGCGCCAACGGCTTCGGCGGGCTGGCCCTGTCCTGCCTCCTGGCCGAGAAGCAGGGCCTGGCGGCCGGAACCTCGACCTCTCCGCTGGCTCCTCGAGTCACTCACCACCCGCCCAAGGCCAAGTCGGTGATCTTTCTCTTCATGGACGGGGGGCCGTCGCAGATGGACACCTTCGACCCCAAGCCCAGGCTGCAGAAGGAGAGCGGCCAACCCATCCGGATGGAGACGCCGGCCACTGTTTTCCAGATCAGCCGAATGGTGCTGGGATCGCCTTACAACTTCAAACGCTACGGCCACTCGGGCGCCGCGGTCAGCGAGCTCTTTCCCCATCTGGCCACTTGCGTGGATGACATGACCTTCGTTCGGTCCATGGTGGCCGATCACTCCGAGCACACCGCCGCCAACTACTTCATGCACTCCGGGACCGGCTTTCAGGGCCGGCCCAGCCTGGGGTCCTGGGTAACCTACGGCTTGGGAAGCGAGTCGGACAACCTCCCCGGTTTCATTGTGCTGGAAAGCGAAATGATTCCGCCCGGAGGCCTGGACCTGTTCGGCAGCGGCTTTTTGCCGGCCTCCTACCAGGGAACCCTCTTTCGCAAGGGGCGCCACCCGATCGCGGACATCCGGCCGCGCGAGGCTGCCCCGGAGCTGCAGCTCGACAAGCTGGACCTCATCCGCAAGCTGAATGCCGGGGTGGTGGACCGCTTCGGCGCAGGCAGCCAGTTGGAGGCCACCATCGCCAACTACGAACTGGCCTTCCGCATGCAGTCGGCGGTCCCGGAGCTGCTGGACCTCGGCGACGAATCGGAAGCGACCCGGAAGCTCTACGGACTGGATGAGCCCGAAACCGAGGAATTCGGCCGGGAGTGTCTGCTGGCCCGCCGCCTGGTGGAGCGTGGTGTCCGCTTCATCGAATGCCTCAGCCCCCAGCGGCGGATCGACCGCTGGGACCAGCACATCCGTCTGGAAGAGCGCCACCGCATCAACGCCAAGGCGACCGACAAGCCCATTGCCGGGCTCTTGAAAGACCTCAAGGCTCGCGGGTTGCTGGATGAGACACTGGTCGTCTGGGGCGGCGAGTTCGGGAGGACGCCCACGGCCCAGACCCCGGATAGCGGCGACCTCTCCCAGGTGGGCCGGGACCACAATCCCTTCGGCTTCACCATGTGGTTGGCCGGGGGTGGCGTCAAGCCCGGAACGATCTATGGAGCCACCGACGAGTATGGCTACTACGCGGTCGAGAACAAGGTGCATGTCCATGACCTGCATGCCACCATCCTCCATCTGCTGGGTCTGGACCACACCAGGCTCACCTACCACTTCAGCAGCCGCGACATGCGCCTCACCGACGTGTATGGCAACGTGGTGCACGACATTCTGGTGTAG
- a CDS encoding PSD1 and planctomycete cytochrome C domain-containing protein, translating into MSFHRLSIAAWLVVFSAPVGLGASDSGQAEFFEKRIRPLLVERCHACHSGETSSPMGGLRLDSADAMLAGGSRGPSVTPGSPEESLLIRAVFFEDADLKMPPTGRLSDREIADLVQWVKSGAFFPQAESTSTDQGGGIDWEAGRQFWSFRPIEPPRLPAVEDSRWVSSPVDTFVLSRLEAKGLTPAPPADKRSWLRRVTFGLTGLPPSASEVERFEADHSPESFRKVVDRLLSSPHYGERWGRHWLDLVSFAETNGHEFDHTKADVWRYRDAVVRAFNQDVPYDHFVREHLAGDLLPEKRLGPDGIHWESPVSTSFFWLGERLNGAIDSVKARADEVDNQIDVLSKAFLGLTVACARCHDHKFDPIPTADYYALAGVLHSTDFAQAVIDSAARRQEIASLRRQIQDRNSGMEALLKPARWSMARQIEPYLLAAAELASPRTSAEPSAVAELAGRRLLDAGLLQAWVETLRQACGEPEDLFYPLAALIDGLASRRFGSFAEGMEAVRGQLGGKFHPDRNDKAAGPERVDVLFEDFGKPDFEGWTVRGQAFGTGPARGIASNQPLRDFQGQSLANSFGAGSDRFMGSLTSRKFTLPELPRDYRDHGIYLHVRLAGSQPEESSGGQPFPALALSLIADGVRSSTYVPQGSRLRWKTSRMTIQVGRICHFEILDRSAGGHIVVDKIVFSNSKEPPLYLDAPHRDLLQRIVSGNPSSLDALARTYRDLFLEALGAPAPLAPGHRWLLASLSPGGRLEDLGALLWREERDAVARMQGQRQVLDDRVPASRFAMSSQDRDPRNVRVHLRGDHKNLGREVPRRFLQILAGKDQPPILEGSGRLQLADRLVDPRNPLTARVMVNRIWKHHFGEGLVRSVDNFGKQGDRPSHPELLDYLAHRFMGEGWSVKAVQRLILLSNTYRMSGGRDARAMQLDPDNRLLHHVSVRRLEAEAVRDSVLAVSGNLDRQLFGPSVPPHISPYQDGRGKPKSGPLDGNGRRSLYVQVRRNFLTPLFLAFDYPPPISTIGRRGVSTVPSQALMMLNNEFIAGEAQAWARRMVVEETDPGRRAARMVLEAYGRRPEPRELKDLLQFAASAEDRYRRLAEKEKNGESVEQRVWADLGHALINSAEFIYLR; encoded by the coding sequence ATGTCGTTCCATCGGCTCAGTATCGCCGCCTGGCTGGTTGTTTTTTCGGCGCCGGTCGGGCTGGGCGCGTCGGATTCCGGCCAGGCCGAGTTTTTCGAGAAGCGGATCCGGCCGCTGCTGGTCGAACGCTGCCATGCCTGCCACAGCGGCGAAACCTCCAGTCCCATGGGAGGGTTAAGGCTCGATTCGGCCGATGCCATGCTGGCAGGCGGAAGCCGAGGCCCGTCCGTTACTCCCGGCAGTCCGGAAGAGAGCTTGCTGATCCGGGCCGTCTTCTTCGAGGACGCAGATCTCAAGATGCCTCCCACGGGCCGGCTGAGCGATCGGGAAATCGCCGACCTGGTTCAGTGGGTGAAGTCGGGGGCCTTCTTTCCCCAAGCCGAATCGACCTCGACCGACCAGGGTGGAGGTATCGACTGGGAAGCAGGCCGCCAATTCTGGTCTTTCCGGCCCATCGAGCCCCCCCGGCTTCCGGCGGTCGAAGATAGCCGCTGGGTTTCCTCTCCCGTCGACACCTTCGTGCTCTCCAGGCTGGAGGCCAAGGGACTGACGCCGGCCCCGCCCGCCGACAAGCGAAGCTGGCTCCGCCGGGTGACCTTCGGTCTGACCGGCCTGCCGCCCTCGGCGAGCGAGGTCGAACGGTTCGAGGCCGATCATTCCCCCGAGAGCTTTCGGAAGGTCGTGGACCGGTTGCTCTCCTCTCCCCACTACGGTGAGCGCTGGGGACGCCATTGGCTGGATCTGGTCAGCTTTGCCGAAACCAACGGTCACGAGTTCGACCACACCAAGGCCGATGTCTGGCGGTACCGGGACGCCGTCGTTCGGGCCTTCAACCAGGACGTTCCCTATGACCACTTCGTTCGCGAGCACCTGGCCGGAGACCTTTTGCCGGAAAAGCGCTTGGGGCCGGACGGGATCCACTGGGAATCTCCGGTCAGCACCAGTTTTTTCTGGTTGGGGGAACGCCTCAACGGCGCCATTGACTCCGTCAAGGCCCGGGCCGACGAAGTCGACAACCAGATCGACGTTCTCTCCAAGGCCTTCCTGGGCTTGACAGTAGCCTGCGCCCGCTGCCACGACCACAAGTTCGATCCCATTCCCACCGCCGACTACTATGCCTTGGCCGGGGTTCTGCACAGCACCGATTTCGCCCAGGCGGTCATCGATTCGGCCGCCCGGCGGCAAGAGATTGCCTCCCTCCGGCGGCAGATCCAGGATCGGAACTCCGGTATGGAGGCTCTGCTGAAACCCGCACGCTGGAGCATGGCCCGCCAGATCGAGCCCTACTTGCTGGCGGCGGCCGAGCTGGCCTCCCCTCGGACCTCGGCCGAGCCCTCCGCGGTGGCTGAGCTGGCCGGCCGGCGTCTGTTGGATGCCGGCCTGTTGCAAGCCTGGGTGGAGACCCTCCGGCAGGCCTGCGGGGAGCCGGAGGATCTGTTCTACCCCCTGGCCGCCCTGATCGACGGACTGGCCAGCCGCCGTTTCGGCTCCTTTGCCGAGGGGATGGAGGCCGTTCGCGGCCAATTGGGCGGGAAGTTTCATCCGGATCGGAATGACAAGGCCGCAGGTCCGGAGCGAGTCGATGTGCTCTTCGAGGATTTCGGCAAACCGGACTTCGAGGGATGGACCGTGCGGGGACAGGCCTTCGGGACCGGACCGGCGCGGGGGATTGCGTCCAACCAACCACTCCGCGACTTTCAGGGCCAGTCCCTGGCCAACTCCTTTGGAGCTGGATCCGATCGATTCATGGGCAGCCTGACGTCCCGCAAGTTCACCCTGCCCGAGCTGCCCAGGGACTACCGGGATCATGGCATCTACCTGCATGTGAGGCTGGCCGGCAGCCAACCGGAGGAGTCTTCCGGCGGCCAACCCTTCCCTGCCCTGGCCCTAAGCCTGATTGCGGACGGAGTGAGAAGCTCGACCTACGTTCCGCAGGGCAGTCGACTGCGGTGGAAGACCTCCCGCATGACCATTCAGGTGGGACGAATCTGCCATTTCGAGATCCTGGACCGCAGTGCCGGCGGGCATATCGTTGTGGACAAGATCGTCTTTTCCAACTCCAAGGAACCTCCCCTCTACCTGGATGCACCCCACCGGGACCTGCTGCAAAGGATCGTCTCGGGGAACCCCTCCTCACTGGATGCTCTGGCCCGAACCTACCGGGACCTGTTCCTGGAAGCCCTGGGCGCCCCGGCCCCATTGGCTCCCGGCCACCGCTGGCTGCTGGCCTCTCTCAGTCCCGGCGGCCGCCTGGAAGACCTCGGCGCTCTCCTGTGGCGGGAAGAGCGGGATGCGGTGGCACGGATGCAGGGTCAACGCCAGGTTCTGGACGACCGGGTGCCGGCCTCCCGATTCGCCATGAGCAGCCAGGACAGGGATCCACGCAATGTGCGCGTCCACCTGAGAGGGGATCACAAGAACCTGGGCCGGGAAGTGCCGCGCCGCTTCCTGCAGATCCTGGCAGGGAAGGATCAGCCCCCCATCCTGGAAGGAAGCGGCCGGCTGCAGTTGGCCGACCGGCTGGTCGACCCGCGGAATCCTCTGACGGCTCGGGTGATGGTCAATCGCATCTGGAAACACCACTTCGGGGAAGGCCTGGTGCGCTCGGTGGACAATTTCGGCAAGCAGGGCGACCGGCCCAGCCATCCCGAGCTGCTGGATTATCTGGCCCATCGCTTCATGGGGGAAGGGTGGTCGGTCAAGGCCGTCCAGCGCCTGATTCTGCTGAGCAACACCTATCGGATGTCCGGTGGGAGGGACGCCCGGGCGATGCAGCTCGATCCCGACAACCGGCTTCTCCATCACGTCTCCGTACGCAGGCTGGAAGCCGAGGCGGTCCGCGATTCCGTGCTGGCCGTGAGCGGCAATCTGGATCGGCAGTTGTTCGGTCCCAGCGTGCCGCCCCACATCAGCCCCTACCAGGACGGCCGCGGCAAGCCCAAGTCGGGGCCGCTCGACGGGAACGGCCGGCGCAGCCTTTACGTTCAGGTCCGCCGCAACTTCCTGACGCCCCTGTTCCTGGCTTTCGACTATCCGCCGCCCATTTCGACCATCGGGCGCAGAGGAGTCTCCACCGTTCCCTCCCAGGCTCTCATGATGCTGAACAACGAGTTCATTGCGGGAGAAGCTCAGGCCTGGGCCCGGCGCATGGTCGTGGAGGAGACCGACCCCGGCCGGCGGGCCGCGCGCATGGTCCTGGAAGCCTACGGACGACGCCCGGAGCCGCGAGAGTTGAAAGACTTGCTGCAGTTCGCGGCATCAGCGGAGGACCGCTACCGCAGACTGGCCGAGAAGGAGAAAAACGGGGAGAGCGTGGAACAGCGGGTGTGGGCCGATCTGGGGCACGCCTTGATAAACTCGGCTGAATTCATCTATCTGCGTTGA
- the ilvC gene encoding ketol-acid reductoisomerase, with protein MRKIYFDEDVDLAPLKDRLIGVIGYGNQGSAQARNLRDSGLEVIVGNRRDAYYQEAQRDGFPVFSIAQATSRADLVLVGIPDEIQQQVYERHMQKHIRGGQVLDFASSYGYRFKCIQPPPDVDVVMMSPRAMGVTVRELFVKGKGVPAFVAVGHDASGQARQVALALAKGVGCTRAGVLECTFQDEADVNLFGEQALWPLFNQALLLSYEVLVEAGVPPELVALEYYASGEAGEIFHKMAVEGMFEQTRYHSPTSQYGTLTRHEQLPAEEVRQRMKDTLRDIRNGRFAEEWAREQADGYPNLKRLRRQAFRHPLNRVEKNIRPLTPR; from the coding sequence GTGCGCAAGATCTATTTCGATGAAGACGTTGACCTGGCTCCCCTGAAAGACCGCCTCATCGGCGTGATCGGATACGGCAACCAGGGGAGCGCCCAGGCCCGCAACCTGCGGGACAGCGGGCTGGAAGTGATCGTGGGCAACCGCCGGGATGCCTACTACCAGGAAGCCCAAAGAGACGGGTTCCCGGTTTTCTCCATCGCTCAGGCGACCTCCAGGGCCGACCTGGTGCTGGTGGGGATACCGGACGAAATCCAGCAGCAGGTCTACGAACGGCACATGCAGAAGCACATCCGCGGCGGGCAGGTGCTGGACTTCGCCAGCAGCTACGGCTACCGCTTCAAGTGCATCCAGCCTCCTCCCGACGTCGACGTGGTGATGATGTCCCCCCGCGCCATGGGCGTCACCGTGCGTGAGCTGTTCGTGAAGGGGAAGGGCGTTCCGGCCTTCGTGGCCGTGGGCCACGACGCCTCCGGCCAGGCCCGCCAAGTCGCGCTGGCGCTGGCCAAGGGAGTGGGGTGCACCCGCGCCGGTGTCCTGGAGTGCACCTTCCAGGACGAGGCCGACGTGAACCTCTTTGGCGAGCAGGCTTTGTGGCCGCTCTTCAATCAAGCCCTGCTGCTCTCCTACGAGGTGCTGGTGGAGGCGGGAGTGCCTCCCGAGCTGGTTGCCCTGGAGTATTACGCCTCCGGAGAGGCTGGCGAGATTTTCCACAAGATGGCGGTCGAGGGAATGTTCGAGCAGACCCGCTATCACTCACCTACCTCCCAGTATGGAACGCTGACCCGGCACGAACAACTCCCCGCCGAAGAGGTCAGGCAGCGTATGAAAGACACTCTGAGGGACATTCGCAACGGGCGCTTCGCCGAAGAGTGGGCCCGCGAGCAGGCCGATGGCTACCCCAATCTCAAGAGGCTGCGGCGGCAAGCTTTCCGTCATCCCCTGAATCGGGTCGAGAAGAACATCCGGCCCTTGACCCCGCGCTGA